From Bacteroidota bacterium, one genomic window encodes:
- a CDS encoding sulfotransferase domain-containing protein has product MLLILVIIKAKKFSGEFDPDYIMEGKVAERLFNTYGANLKFLVIFRHPVDRAYSHYLMTKRKGLEDLSFEDALKKEVGRKSNFKEQKVFAYKTRSLYAEHLRNYFKFFPRENFLFLVFEEDIKKQLPETIRRIEDFLQIEHQELPTDVHSNQAFEAKNEMVRDLVRRPNFVKQIFKTLIPGKSTRKKLRDFFIKQNAKTVKSPKLDLEIRHKLFTEYFSNDILATEDLIQKKLNY; this is encoded by the coding sequence ATGCTACTTATTTTAGTAATTATAAAGGCGAAAAAATTTTCCGGTGAATTTGATCCGGATTATATAATGGAAGGCAAAGTGGCTGAACGATTATTTAATACGTATGGTGCCAATCTTAAATTTCTTGTAATATTTCGTCATCCGGTGGATCGGGCATATTCACATTACCTGATGACAAAACGTAAAGGTCTGGAAGATTTAAGTTTTGAAGATGCTTTGAAAAAAGAAGTCGGTCGTAAATCAAATTTTAAAGAACAAAAAGTTTTTGCCTATAAAACGAGAAGTTTATATGCTGAACACTTGCGTAATTATTTTAAATTTTTCCCAAGAGAAAATTTTTTGTTTCTTGTATTTGAGGAGGATATTAAAAAGCAATTGCCGGAAACAATTCGGCGTATTGAAGATTTTTTACAAATAGAACATCAGGAATTGCCAACGGATGTTCACAGCAATCAAGCATTTGAAGCGAAAAATGAAATGGTTCGTGATCTTGTGAGAAGGCCTAACTTTGTGAAGCAGATTTTTAAAACTTTGATACCAGGAAAAAGCACAAGAAAAAAATTGCGTGATTTTTTTATAAAGCAAAATGCAAAAACGGTGAAGTCACCAAAACTGGATTTAGAAATTCGCCATAAATTATTTACAGAATATTTTAGTAATGATATTTTGGCGACAGAAGATTTAATACAAAAGAAATTAAATTATTAA
- a CDS encoding MBOAT family protein → MIFNSFHFLLFLPIVVGLYFATPFKWRWLFTLLASYYFYMCWKPEYAFLIVVSTSIDYFTGLKMSQCADKKQRRPYMLISLLSNLGLLLLFKYFNFFNDSARGIFDQLNIFYNVPEFRLFLPVGISFYTFQTLSYSIDIYRGTAKPEKHFGYFALFVSFWPQLVAGPIERSNDLMPQLKTKFDFSYFRAREGLIRILWGFFKKVVVADRLSIFVQEVYQNPGEHGGFAVVIATWMFAFQVYCDFSGYCDIAIGSARIMGYNLTDNFKTPYFSKTIREFWQRWHITLSFWIRDYLYFPLGGSRVNYRRLMFNTMLTFTIMGLWHGANWTFVMFGVVHGVLLSLRRTTDKFFPNFKLDLGPNLKWLTSFLVMFWVFNLTCIPDIFFCSRNVSEAFVIIGSIFNSPNTTASLIHNSVVGSDSVVQFALSWIFIALLLVVDFKMYIKGDQTIEDRITSKPVVIRWSFYLGMLLLIGWFAMVNNAAFIYFQF, encoded by the coding sequence ATGATATTTAATTCATTTCATTTTTTACTTTTTCTTCCCATTGTCGTAGGGTTATACTTTGCCACACCATTTAAATGGAGATGGTTATTCACTCTGCTTGCCAGCTATTATTTCTATATGTGTTGGAAGCCGGAATATGCTTTCCTAATCGTTGTTTCTACATCTATAGATTATTTTACGGGGCTTAAAATGAGCCAGTGCGCTGATAAGAAACAGCGACGGCCATATATGCTCATAAGTCTTTTATCTAATCTTGGGCTTCTTCTTCTCTTTAAATATTTCAACTTCTTTAATGATTCGGCGAGAGGTATTTTCGATCAACTGAATATCTTTTACAATGTTCCGGAGTTTCGGTTATTCTTACCTGTAGGTATTTCATTTTATACTTTTCAAACTTTAAGTTATTCCATTGATATATATCGGGGGACTGCTAAACCGGAAAAACACTTTGGCTATTTTGCACTCTTCGTTTCCTTCTGGCCACAATTAGTTGCAGGTCCTATTGAACGTAGCAACGATTTGATGCCTCAATTAAAAACCAAATTCGATTTTAGTTATTTCAGGGCGAGAGAGGGTTTAATAAGAATTCTTTGGGGCTTCTTTAAAAAAGTAGTAGTTGCCGACAGGTTATCCATATTTGTTCAAGAAGTATATCAGAACCCAGGTGAACATGGCGGCTTTGCAGTGGTAATTGCCACATGGATGTTTGCTTTTCAAGTGTATTGTGATTTTTCTGGTTATTGTGATATTGCAATTGGCTCAGCAAGAATTATGGGCTATAACCTCACTGACAACTTTAAAACTCCATACTTCTCTAAAACAATACGTGAATTTTGGCAACGATGGCATATCACGTTATCATTCTGGATTCGGGATTATTTGTATTTCCCTCTTGGTGGTAGTCGTGTAAACTATAGAAGATTAATGTTTAATACCATGCTTACTTTCACTATTATGGGTTTATGGCATGGTGCAAATTGGACCTTTGTTATGTTCGGTGTCGTCCATGGTGTGCTATTAAGTTTGCGGCGAACGACAGATAAATTTTTTCCTAATTTTAAATTAGATCTCGGGCCTAATCTGAAATGGCTTACTTCATTTTTAGTAATGTTCTGGGTATTTAATCTGACCTGTATTCCCGATATATTCTTTTGCTCAAGAAATGTTTCTGAAGCATTCGTTATTATCGGTAGTATTTTTAATTCTCCTAATACTACGGCATCGCTAATTCACAATAGTGTAGTAGGAAGTGATAGCGTGGTTCAGTTTGCATTAAGTTGGATATTTATTGCCTTATTGCTGGTTGTTGATTTTAAAATGTATATTAAGGGAGATCAAACTATTGAAGATAGAATAACTTCAAAACCTGTAGTAATTCGTTGGAGCTTTTATTTAGGAATGTTATTGTTAATCGGATGGTTTGCTATGGTGAATAATGCAGCATTCATTTATTTTCAGTTTTAA
- a CDS encoding sulfotransferase domain-containing protein, translating to MENRWPNFLIVGAARSGTTALHEHLATHPEIFMPLQKEPSFFSFYGKHPDFKDSRNKYIQSPEEYLNLFAGQNEKILGESSTPYLYFFDDSIRNIQTLVPDSKKIKILIILRNPADRAFSQYMHNRRDLREPLSFEKAIAAEKQRMQENWHFDFYYADKGFYYKQVNAYLNNFDHVKIMFFDDLEQQPNRFIKQVLEFLEIESESLQKEIQQRNQSGEMKVKWFKRLLSNRSNPVLNGIRKMMSKDAKKKLRMQAKNLLLKHNLKKVDMEAETRKQLVELYRQDIMLLEKLIQTDLSQWLN from the coding sequence ATGGAGAACCGTTGGCCAAATTTTTTGATAGTGGGTGCTGCACGAAGTGGTACAACTGCACTGCATGAACATTTGGCAACGCATCCTGAAATTTTTATGCCTCTACAAAAAGAACCGAGCTTCTTTTCTTTTTATGGTAAACATCCGGACTTTAAAGATTCGAGAAATAAATACATCCAATCACCGGAGGAATATTTAAATCTTTTTGCAGGGCAGAATGAAAAAATATTGGGAGAATCTTCTACTCCTTATTTATATTTTTTTGATGACAGCATTCGTAATATTCAAACCCTAGTACCTGATTCAAAAAAAATAAAAATATTAATCATACTGCGCAATCCTGCTGACCGTGCATTTTCTCAGTATATGCATAATCGTCGTGATTTGCGTGAGCCACTTTCTTTTGAAAAAGCAATAGCTGCTGAAAAACAACGCATGCAAGAAAACTGGCATTTTGATTTTTATTATGCAGACAAAGGATTTTATTATAAGCAGGTAAATGCATACTTAAACAATTTTGATCATGTGAAGATTATGTTCTTCGATGATTTGGAACAACAGCCGAATAGGTTTATTAAGCAAGTGTTGGAGTTTCTGGAAATAGAAAGTGAAAGTTTGCAAAAAGAAATTCAACAACGCAATCAAAGCGGTGAAATGAAAGTGAAATGGTTCAAACGCTTATTATCAAATCGCAGTAATCCGGTATTGAATGGAATCAGAAAGATGATGTCGAAAGATGCGAAGAAGAAATTGAGAATGCAGGCAAAAAATTTATTGCTTAAACATAATTTGAAGAAAGTGGATATGGAAGCAGAAACACGGAAGCAATTGGTGGAATTATACAGGCAGGATATTATGCTATTGGAAAAATTAATTCAAACAGATTTATCACAATGGTTGAATTAA
- a CDS encoding flippase — protein sequence MFNKIKKKINRKFKDKDFSEIFKKGASGFFISIVGRNFGFAQQLVITNFYGAAAFGVFRVCFSLLSLIGIFGRFGVDMAISRFVAQYRKQGRYDLVNEIFQIGIKMVIPLALLLSVGLFFTAPLISEHVYHKPYTLYIQVFAIGIFFFILSGIIEEGIRGLKKITAYSWINNVSTQAFSIAILLIGLLFTSSDIIVNISYVIGLILTFILGAYYWFKYIPYEKIKVKTISRKELLAVSLPMLSAKYLTTLYTWLGTLILAAYVADDSVGIFNGAARMSAFATMPLIAINNISGPKFAEAFGENDQKAINKTVRLSTRLIFWTCMPIMAAFFLFPKLIMGVYGSEFISQEAIFTFAVINLGQVVNFMTGPVTQLLNMTGRQLVTQRYAILTTITSIVLSVLLIPSMGMLGAAIATAIARTVLNLGCSLHIYFTMGINTIYNPLSDVVLLFNKAFGNNNKSDK from the coding sequence ATGTTTAACAAGATCAAAAAAAAAATTAATAGGAAATTTAAAGACAAGGACTTTTCTGAAATTTTTAAAAAAGGTGCATCCGGGTTTTTTATAAGTATTGTAGGTCGCAATTTTGGTTTCGCTCAACAACTTGTTATTACAAATTTCTATGGTGCTGCAGCATTTGGTGTATTTCGTGTTTGCTTTTCTTTATTAAGTCTTATTGGAATTTTCGGCAGGTTTGGTGTGGACATGGCAATTTCTCGCTTTGTTGCTCAATATAGAAAACAAGGTCGTTACGATTTAGTGAATGAAATTTTTCAGATTGGAATTAAGATGGTTATCCCACTCGCTCTTCTACTGTCTGTTGGCTTGTTTTTTACTGCCCCACTAATTTCTGAACATGTTTATCACAAGCCCTATACACTCTATATTCAAGTTTTTGCAATTGGTATTTTCTTTTTCATATTGAGTGGTATTATTGAGGAAGGTATAAGAGGATTAAAAAAAATAACCGCATACTCCTGGATTAATAATGTTTCTACTCAGGCCTTTTCAATTGCTATTTTATTAATTGGATTATTGTTTACTTCTTCAGATATCATTGTAAATATTTCTTATGTAATCGGTCTAATTCTAACATTTATATTAGGCGCATATTATTGGTTTAAATATATTCCTTATGAGAAAATAAAAGTCAAAACAATTAGCCGGAAAGAACTTTTAGCTGTTTCATTACCGATGCTATCTGCTAAATATTTAACTACATTATATACTTGGTTGGGCACATTAATTTTAGCGGCCTATGTTGCCGATGATAGTGTGGGAATATTTAATGGCGCTGCCCGCATGTCTGCATTTGCAACTATGCCTTTAATTGCAATTAATAATATTTCCGGACCAAAATTCGCCGAGGCATTTGGTGAAAATGATCAGAAAGCAATTAATAAAACTGTACGACTTTCTACCAGACTTATCTTCTGGACTTGTATGCCGATTATGGCTGCATTCTTTTTATTTCCAAAATTGATAATGGGTGTGTATGGTTCTGAATTTATTTCACAAGAAGCAATATTCACTTTTGCAGTTATTAATTTAGGTCAGGTAGTTAATTTCATGACAGGCCCTGTAACGCAGTTGTTAAATATGACCGGGCGACAGTTAGTTACACAGCGATATGCAATTCTAACTACCATTACAAGTATTGTATTAAGTGTGTTGTTAATTCCGAGTATGGGTATGTTAGGTGCAGCTATTGCCACAGCAATTGCCCGAACAGTTTTAAATCTTGGATGCTCTTTGCATATATATTTTACAATGGGCATTAATACAATTTATAATCCGCTGAGCGATGTTGTTTTATTGTTTAATAAAGCATTTGGTAATAATAATAAATCAGATAAATAA